In the Mycosarcoma maydis chromosome 6, whole genome shotgun sequence genome, one interval contains:
- a CDS encoding uncharacterized protein (related to 2,3-diaminopropionate ammonia-lyase) has protein sequence MSTTILINKRAVAVQRMRCSHANPSLASVRRFHQDVLPGYTSTGLHTLSLDSSFSGTCADRFRGQVYLKDESDRYGLPAFKVLGAAYASFIALCTRWSLDQADTTLHKLQQHHTKMGRTVVLVAATDGNHGRALGFFADAIGVQAKIFIPKGVSPAAERSISKQGNAVDVVRLDDDYDACVQHAARFAEHDTDREERVLIQDTAWQGYTCIPQLIVDGYQTIFNELQEQLPGPATHVICPVGVGSLAQSAVQFYTSDHQESTSVPQSMTASIIAVEPVTAGCLATSIMQNKLTSIETGETIMAGLNCGTPSLTAWPWLRAGIQGVITIPDQAALDAAERLKVSNAAIVAGPCGAAPLAALKALLDDVDKAEQLGLLDDDQVKVVLLMTEGDISL, from the coding sequence ATGTCCACCACGATTCTGATCAACAAGCGTGCAGTGGCGGTTCAGCGTATGCGCTGTTCACACGCGAATCCGAGTCTGGCGAGCGTACGACGCTTTCACCAGGACGTGTTGCCTGGATATACATCGACCGGACTGCATACGCTGTCGCTCGACTCATCGTTCAGCGGCACGTGTGCCGACCGATTTCGAGGCCAAGTGTATCTCAAGGACGAGTCGGATCGATACGGTCTACCGGCGTTCAAAGTTCTCGGCGCGGCATACGCGAGTTTCATCGCTCTCTGCACCAGATGGAgtctcgaccaagctgacACAACGCTGCACAAATTGCAGCAACATCATACCAAGATGGGCAGAACCGTGGTCCTGGTCGCAGCTACAGATGGTAATCACGGTCGTGCACTTGGGTTTTTCGCGGACGCGATCGGCGTGCAAGCCAAGATCTTCATCCCCAAAGGCGTttcaccagcagcagaaagGTCGATTAGCAAACAAGGCAACGCAGTAGACGTGGTGAGGTTGGACGACGACTACGATGCGTGCGTGCAACATGCTGCCAGATTCGCCGAGCACGACACCGACCGAGAGGAAAGAGTCTTGATCCAAGACACAGCTTGGCAGGGATACACTTGCATTCCACagctcatcgtcgatggGTATCAGACGATTTTCAACGAGCTCCAAGAGCAGCTCCCGGGACCAGCCACGCACGTCATCTGTCCTGTCGGAGTAGGCTCTCTGGCACAATCTGCTGTCCAGTTCTACACTTCAGATCACCAAGAATCAACGTCAGTGCCCCAAAGTATGACGGCCAGCATCATCGCCGTGGAACCGGTGACTGCCGGCTGCCTAGCAACCTCGATCATGCAGAACAAATTGACGAGTATCGAGACGGGCGAGACCATCATGGCCGGCCTTAATTGCGGTACGCCGTCGTTGACTGCTTGGCCATGGCTGCGAGCCGGCATCCAAGGCGTCATCACAATCCCAGACCAAGCCGCGCTGGATGCGGCAGAGCGGCTCAAAGTGTCGAACGCTGCGATCGTAGCCGGTCCGTGCGGAGCTGCCCCTCTTGCGGCTCTGAaagcgctgctcgacgatgtggacaaagctgagcagctcggatTACTGGATGACGACCAGGTCAAAGTGGTGCTGCTCATGACCGAGGGCGATATATCTTTGTAG